In one Lycorma delicatula isolate Av1 chromosome 5, ASM4794821v1, whole genome shotgun sequence genomic region, the following are encoded:
- the LOC142325214 gene encoding uncharacterized protein LOC142325214, translated as MFESKKLVLICSTFLLYQFEHNVKAFQVGGSISIPAGLGIKGETDITNDGNSVIKDYISTAGVLSSEANGAIDLGTEALKDKLNFDAGILNYGLAAGQNAFNTAKDALNSLTIDTTEDEKDATSNSPVYKLTSAFQNTEGLNNKNDFIPGFLKTGLAVGQSSSNTLNIDNNKDETSKSPIDQFPIQLQDSLNLGKEVLKKKLDFDANLLKNGLAAGQSALNKSNLGLNVGTTYGISTSTTNPFITALKGLLNFGTGPLQNKVKGVIDG; from the coding sequence tttgagCATAATGTCAAAGCCTTCCAAGTTGGTGGATCAATATCTATACCAGCAGGACTAGGAATAAAAGGCGAAACTGATATTACAAATGACGGTAATTCTGTAATTAAAGACTACATCAGTACTGCTGGAGTACTTTCCAGTGAAGCAAATGGTGCTATAGATCTAGGTACTGAAGCCTTAAAAGATAAATTGAATTTTGATGCAGGGATTCTCAATTACGGATTAGCAGCTGGGCAAAATGCATTTAATACAGCAAAAGATGCATTGAATTCACTAACAATTGATACAACTGAAGATGAGAAAGATGCAACTTCTAACAGTCCGGTTTATAAACTAACCAGTGCATTTCAAAATACTGAaggattaaacaataaaaatgattttataccaGGTTTTTTGAAGACTGGATTAGCAGTTGGACAAAGTTCATCAAACACACTAAACATcgataataataaagatgaaacTTCTAAAAGCCCAATTGATCAATTTCCAATTCAACTTCAAGATTCTTTAAATTTAggtaaagaagtattaaaaaagaaactggatTTTGATGCAAATCTTCTTAAGAATGGATTGGCAGCTGGTCAAAGtgcattaaataaatcaaatttaggtTTGAATGTAGGTACAACATATGGAATTTCTACCAGCACAACTAACCCATTTATCACTGCATTGAAAGGTTTATTAAACTTTGGTACTGGTCCATTACAAAACAAGGTGAAAGGCGTAATTGATGGTTGA